In the Chryseobacterium sp. MYb264 genome, one interval contains:
- a CDS encoding polysaccharide biosynthesis/export family protein — protein MKGKILTVFFALVLVSCKVNEKTKNDLNYMQNIENVAIESSIKNSNSAIQPGDQLVVLITAKDMDVVKPFNQNYSSSELVQGNSYAGGNTPSQGNSTITGPTYIVDPEGNIDFPILGKLNTTNKTLTEFKDIIKSEMTRYVINPTITIRLANFRVTVLGEVNKQGDYTISNGQGTILNALGLAGDLTMYGKRDDILIVRTENGQVTHGKIDLQDANLINSPYYHLKQGDAIIVAATNVRNAASKQNPNTGIYLTAASIALTAAALVISLIKK, from the coding sequence ATGAAGGGAAAAATCTTAACGGTATTTTTTGCATTAGTTTTGGTTTCTTGTAAGGTAAACGAGAAAACGAAAAATGATCTAAACTATATGCAAAATATAGAAAATGTTGCTATAGAGTCATCAATAAAAAATTCAAATTCTGCAATACAGCCTGGCGATCAATTAGTTGTTTTGATAACAGCAAAAGATATGGATGTTGTTAAGCCATTTAATCAAAATTATTCTTCTTCAGAACTAGTACAAGGTAATTCTTATGCAGGAGGGAATACGCCGAGTCAGGGAAATTCAACTATTACCGGGCCAACTTATATTGTTGATCCCGAAGGGAATATTGATTTTCCAATTTTAGGGAAACTTAATACAACAAATAAAACCTTGACCGAGTTTAAAGATATTATTAAATCGGAAATGACGCGTTATGTTATTAATCCTACCATTACTATAAGATTGGCTAATTTCAGAGTTACGGTACTGGGAGAGGTTAATAAGCAAGGAGATTACACGATATCTAACGGACAGGGTACTATTCTTAATGCTTTAGGTTTAGCAGGTGATTTAACAATGTATGGTAAAAGAGATGATATTTTAATCGTAAGAACCGAAAATGGTCAAGTGACTCATGGTAAAATAGATTTACAGGACGCAAACCTTATCAATTCACCCTATTATCATTTAAAACAAGGTGATGCCATTATCGTTGCAGCTACGAACGTAAGAAATGCAGCCTCTAAACAAAACCCTAATACAGGAATTTACCTAACGGCAGCTTCGATTGCTCTAACTGCTGCTGCGCTTGTTATCAGTTTGATTAAGAAATAA